A window of the Actinobacillus genomosp. 1 genome harbors these coding sequences:
- the pnuC gene encoding nicotinamide riboside transporter PnuC, translating to MNTQTISNFVKQELSGWKPFEVIWLVAFIAAQVWAYVQAPDSILAMISGIAGIICVVLVSKGKVSNYLFGLIFAYTYFYVAWGNNFIGEMNSVLYVYLPAQFIGYFVWQANMQKDSQGGGAVIAKSLSVKGWIILLAAIGIGTFLFIQALKAAGGSSTGLDGVTTITTVAAQLLMILRYREQWLLWIVLNVLSIVLWAETPAMYLMYGAYLLNSLYGFYNWTQLEKNAQR from the coding sequence ATGAATACGCAAACAATTTCAAATTTTGTTAAACAAGAATTGTCCGGTTGGAAGCCTTTTGAGGTGATTTGGCTGGTAGCCTTTATTGCCGCCCAAGTTTGGGCTTATGTGCAAGCACCGGATTCTATTTTGGCGATGATTTCGGGTATCGCCGGTATTATCTGCGTTGTTTTAGTGAGTAAAGGTAAAGTCAGTAATTACTTGTTCGGTTTAATTTTTGCTTACACCTATTTTTATGTCGCATGGGGCAATAATTTTATCGGCGAAATGAATAGTGTGCTTTATGTGTATTTGCCGGCGCAATTTATCGGTTACTTCGTGTGGCAAGCGAATATGCAAAAAGACAGCCAAGGCGGTGGAGCAGTGATTGCCAAGTCGTTAAGTGTCAAAGGCTGGATTATTCTGTTAGCGGCAATCGGTATCGGGACTTTTCTATTTATTCAAGCACTCAAAGCGGCGGGCGGTAGCTCGACCGGTTTAGACGGTGTGACCACTATCACCACTGTAGCGGCACAGTTATTGATGATTTTACGTTATCGTGAACAATGGTTGTTGTGGATTGTACTTAATGTATTATCCATCGTTTTATGGGCGGAGACACCGGCGATGTATTTAATGTACGGTGCATATCTGCTTAACTCGCTTTACGGTTTCTATAACTGGACGCAATTAGAGAAAAATGCTCAGCGCTAA
- the ispG gene encoding flavodoxin-dependent (E)-4-hydroxy-3-methylbut-2-enyl-diphosphate synthase: MSVHQSPIKRRESKKIWVGNVAVGGDAPISVQSMTNTRTTDVEATVAQIQALERVGADIVRVSVPTMDAAEAFKVIKQQVNVPLVADIHFDYRIALKVAEYGVDCLRINPGNIGNEERIRAVVDCAKDKNIPIRIGVNAGSLERDLQEKYGEPTPQALLESALRHVDILDRFNFENFKVSVKASDVFLAVESYRLLAKQIVQPLHLGITEAGGARAGSVKSAIGLGLLLSEGIGDTLRISLAADPVEEVKVGFDILKSLRIRSRGINFIACPTCSRQEIDVIATVNALEQRLEDILTPMDVSIIGCVVNGPGEALVSDLGVTGSNKMSGFYLDGVRQKERFDNEKLIDQLEAKIRARVAEQHNRIQIEQI, encoded by the coding sequence ATGTCAGTTCATCAATCGCCAATTAAACGTCGTGAATCGAAAAAGATTTGGGTGGGCAATGTCGCAGTAGGCGGCGATGCGCCGATTTCGGTGCAGTCGATGACCAATACCCGTACCACCGATGTGGAAGCAACGGTTGCTCAAATTCAAGCACTCGAGCGTGTCGGGGCGGATATCGTGCGTGTTTCCGTACCGACGATGGATGCGGCGGAAGCGTTTAAAGTAATTAAGCAGCAAGTGAATGTACCGCTGGTAGCGGATATTCATTTCGATTATCGTATCGCATTAAAAGTGGCGGAATACGGTGTCGATTGTTTACGTATCAATCCGGGTAATATCGGTAATGAAGAGCGAATTCGTGCCGTTGTGGACTGTGCGAAAGATAAAAATATTCCGATTAGAATCGGTGTGAATGCCGGCTCACTTGAACGTGATTTACAAGAAAAATACGGTGAGCCGACTCCGCAGGCGTTATTAGAATCGGCATTACGTCACGTAGATATTTTGGATCGCTTTAATTTTGAGAATTTTAAAGTCAGCGTAAAAGCGTCCGATGTATTTTTAGCGGTCGAATCTTATCGTCTTTTAGCCAAGCAAATCGTACAACCGTTGCATTTAGGAATTACCGAAGCGGGCGGTGCGAGAGCCGGTTCGGTAAAATCGGCAATCGGTTTAGGTTTGTTATTGTCGGAAGGTATCGGCGATACGTTACGTATTTCGCTTGCAGCCGATCCGGTTGAAGAAGTCAAAGTCGGTTTTGATATTCTAAAATCATTACGTATTCGTTCTCGCGGGATCAACTTTATCGCTTGCCCGACTTGTTCACGCCAAGAAATCGACGTTATTGCTACGGTGAATGCGCTAGAACAGCGTTTAGAAGATATCTTAACGCCGATGGACGTCTCTATTATCGGTTGCGTGGTAAACGGGCCGGGTGAGGCACTTGTATCGGATCTCGGTGTGACCGGCTCAAATAAAATGAGCGGTTTCTATCTTGACGGCGTTCGCCAAAAAGAGCGTTTCGATAATGAAAAATTAATTGACCAACTGGAAGCAAAAATTCGAGCAAGAGTTGCCGAACAACACAATCGAATTCAAATCGAACAAATTTAA
- the hisS gene encoding histidine--tRNA ligase, with protein MAKNIQAIRGMNDCSPTESPLWQWIENKVRNVLAGYGYSEVRMPIVESTPLFARAIGEVTDVVSKEMYTFWDNDEQLTLRPEGTAGCVRAAIERGWIYNNEQRLWYMGPMFRHERPQKGRYRQFHQAGVEVFGIPNPEIDAELIILTARLWKELGIDQHVSLQLNSIGSLEARANYRSALVKFLENHTALMNDEEKERLVKNPLRILDTKNQALQEVLNDAPKLLDYLDDDSREHFTQLCSLLDAMGIAYEVNPKLVRGLDYYNKTVFEWVTSALGSQGTVCGGGRYDGLVEQLGGHATQGVGFAMGLERLVLLVQEVNKEINLPKAVDVYVVYSGEGATLNAFQMAERIRSELPQLGVMTHCSGGNFKKQFKRADKVEAQLALVIGESEVAEQTVVLKDLQSGAEQITIAQSDLIAELTKRF; from the coding sequence GTGGCTAAAAATATTCAAGCAATTCGTGGAATGAACGATTGCTCACCGACAGAATCGCCGTTATGGCAGTGGATTGAAAATAAAGTACGTAACGTATTAGCCGGTTACGGTTATTCCGAAGTGCGTATGCCGATTGTCGAAAGCACCCCGCTTTTCGCACGTGCAATCGGCGAAGTGACCGATGTGGTTTCAAAAGAAATGTACACCTTCTGGGATAATGACGAACAATTAACCCTTCGTCCGGAAGGGACGGCAGGTTGCGTGCGTGCGGCGATCGAACGCGGGTGGATTTACAATAACGAACAACGTTTATGGTATATGGGTCCAATGTTCCGTCACGAGCGTCCGCAAAAAGGTCGTTATCGCCAATTCCACCAAGCAGGGGTAGAAGTGTTCGGTATTCCGAATCCGGAAATTGATGCGGAATTAATTATTCTTACTGCGCGTTTATGGAAAGAATTAGGGATCGATCAACACGTTTCTTTACAACTAAACTCAATCGGCTCGCTTGAAGCACGTGCGAATTATCGTTCGGCGTTGGTAAAATTCTTAGAAAATCATACCGCTTTGATGAATGATGAAGAAAAAGAGCGTTTAGTTAAAAATCCGTTACGTATTCTTGATACTAAAAACCAAGCGTTACAAGAAGTGTTGAATGACGCACCGAAATTATTAGATTATCTAGATGATGACAGCCGTGAACATTTCACCCAGCTTTGTAGCCTATTAGACGCAATGGGTATTGCTTATGAAGTGAATCCGAAACTGGTACGCGGTTTGGATTATTACAATAAAACCGTATTTGAATGGGTAACTTCGGCGTTAGGTTCTCAAGGTACGGTATGCGGCGGCGGTCGTTATGACGGTTTGGTCGAACAACTCGGCGGCCATGCAACGCAAGGCGTCGGTTTTGCGATGGGCTTAGAGCGTTTGGTTCTGCTAGTTCAAGAAGTGAATAAAGAAATCAACTTACCGAAAGCGGTTGATGTCTATGTGGTTTATTCGGGTGAAGGCGCGACTTTAAATGCGTTCCAAATGGCGGAACGTATCCGTAGCGAATTACCGCAATTAGGTGTGATGACTCACTGCTCGGGCGGTAACTTCAAAAAACAATTTAAACGTGCGGATAAAGTGGAAGCGCAACTTGCATTAGTTATCGGCGAAAGTGAAGTGGCTGAACAAACCGTAGTCTTAAAAGACTTACAAAGCGGTGCGGAACAAATCACTATTGCACAAAGCGATTTAATCGCAGAACTAACAAAACGTTTTTAA
- the argH gene encoding argininosuccinate lyase, translated as MALWGGRFKQEADAKFKFFNDSLRFDYRLALQDIDGSIGWAKAITSVGILTEQEHQQLVAALKELRAEIEPNIAIILRDDAEDIHSWVESKLIEKVGDLGKKLHTGRSRNDQVAVDMKMWCKVQAVVLQERIRNLQHKLVETAEANQNAVMPGYTHLQRAQPITFAHWCMAYYEMLERDFSRLTDAYKRMHTCPLGSGALAGTAYSIDRDALAQDLGFAIGTRNSLDSVSDRDHVLELLSTASISMVHLSRFAEDLIFFNSGESAFLELSDRVTSGSSLMPQKKNPDACELIRGKSGRVFGALSGLLTTLKGLPLAYNKDMQEDKEGIFDAMETWQACLEIGALVLEDINVNVERTREAAQQGYSNATELADYLVAKGIPFREAHHIVGEAVVYAISKREPLEALSVAEFKQFHPVIDEDVYPILSLESCLEKRSAKGGVNPERVREAIEAAKVNLGA; from the coding sequence ATGGCACTTTGGGGTGGACGTTTTAAACAAGAAGCTGATGCGAAATTTAAGTTTTTCAATGACTCGTTACGTTTTGACTATCGTTTAGCATTACAAGATATTGACGGTTCAATCGGTTGGGCGAAAGCGATTACTTCGGTTGGCATTTTAACCGAGCAAGAACACCAACAATTAGTGGCGGCGTTAAAAGAATTACGTGCGGAAATCGAGCCGAATATTGCGATTATTTTACGTGATGATGCGGAAGATATTCATAGCTGGGTTGAATCAAAACTGATCGAAAAAGTCGGTGATTTAGGTAAAAAACTCCACACCGGTCGTAGCCGTAACGACCAAGTTGCGGTGGATATGAAAATGTGGTGTAAGGTTCAGGCGGTCGTATTACAAGAGCGTATCCGCAACTTACAACACAAATTGGTCGAAACCGCCGAAGCAAATCAAAATGCGGTAATGCCGGGCTACACCCATTTACAACGTGCACAGCCGATTACTTTTGCCCATTGGTGTATGGCGTATTACGAAATGTTAGAACGTGATTTCAGCCGTTTAACCGATGCTTATAAACGTATGCACACTTGTCCGTTAGGTTCAGGCGCATTAGCCGGCACGGCGTATTCAATCGATCGTGATGCACTGGCACAGGATCTCGGTTTTGCAATCGGTACACGTAACAGTTTGGATTCAGTTTCGGATCGTGATCACGTGTTAGAACTGCTCTCAACCGCTTCGATCAGTATGGTGCATTTATCACGTTTTGCTGAAGATCTCATTTTCTTCAATAGCGGTGAATCGGCATTCTTGGAATTATCGGATCGTGTCACCTCTGGTTCTTCATTAATGCCGCAAAAGAAAAATCCGGATGCGTGCGAATTAATTCGTGGTAAATCAGGACGTGTATTTGGCGCATTATCAGGCTTACTCACCACCTTAAAAGGCTTACCGCTTGCTTATAACAAAGATATGCAAGAAGACAAAGAAGGCATTTTTGATGCGATGGAAACCTGGCAGGCTTGTTTAGAGATTGGTGCGTTAGTGCTTGAAGATATCAATGTGAACGTGGAACGTACTCGTGAAGCGGCGCAGCAAGGTTATTCGAATGCGACCGAGCTTGCGGATTATTTAGTGGCGAAGGGCATTCCATTCCGTGAAGCGCATCATATTGTAGGTGAAGCGGTAGTCTATGCGATCAGCAAACGTGAACCGTTAGAAGCATTAAGCGTGGCGGAATTTAAACAGTTCCACCCAGTGATCGATGAAGACGTTTACCCGATTCTTTCGTTAGAATCCTGTTTAGAAAAACGTAGTGCGAAAGGCGGGGTGAATCCGGAACGTGTACGTGAAGCGATTGAAGCGGCTAAAGTAAATTTAGGTGCGTAA
- a CDS encoding FAD-dependent oxidoreductase, with translation MEQLSVENLVIGFGKAGKTLAADLAKAGQSVILVEQSEVMYGGTCINIGCIPSKKLLVEGLKGQNVADKVAVFNQSMTAKNGLIGKLRAANFAKLDSLENARIITAKASFKDEHTVLLNGRDGEFEVRADKIFINTGASSNRLAIEGADGARIYDSTGILSLTERPDRLVIVGGGYISLEFSFMYQAFGSQVTILENGDTFLAREDRDMAEAMLDVLNRKGIQVHLGVQTERFVENADSTTVVTNQGEFVTDAVLVAIGRRANTQGLALENAGIKLNERGAIITDEHLRVAGKSHIWAMGDVAGSAQFTYISLDDYRIVRDQLFAEGKRSRDDRAVFPTAVFTEPPFAHIGLTESAAQKSGRNIIVKKMKAEMIPKAKVLGQTDGLLKAIIDADTDEILGVTLFCAEAHEIINLFKMAMDYKIPASYIKNQIFTHPTIIEGLNDLFA, from the coding sequence ATGGAGCAGCTCTCAGTAGAGAATTTAGTTATTGGTTTTGGTAAAGCGGGTAAAACCCTAGCGGCGGATTTAGCTAAGGCTGGGCAGTCGGTAATTTTGGTGGAACAAAGTGAAGTAATGTATGGCGGCACTTGTATCAATATCGGTTGTATCCCTTCTAAAAAATTATTGGTAGAAGGACTAAAAGGGCAAAATGTGGCGGATAAAGTCGCTGTGTTTAATCAGTCAATGACGGCAAAAAACGGCTTAATCGGTAAATTGCGTGCGGCAAATTTTGCTAAGTTAGATAGCCTTGAAAATGCGCGTATTATTACCGCCAAAGCGAGTTTTAAAGACGAACATACCGTGTTATTAAACGGTCGTGACGGCGAGTTTGAAGTACGTGCCGATAAAATTTTTATCAATACCGGTGCAAGTTCAAACCGTTTAGCGATTGAAGGTGCGGATGGTGCGAGAATTTATGACAGTACCGGTATTCTTTCTCTAACCGAACGTCCGGATCGCCTTGTGATTGTTGGCGGCGGTTATATTTCTTTAGAATTTTCCTTTATGTATCAAGCATTTGGCAGCCAAGTTACTATTTTAGAGAATGGCGATACTTTCTTGGCTCGTGAAGATCGTGATATGGCGGAAGCGATGCTTGATGTACTGAATCGTAAAGGTATCCAAGTGCATTTAGGTGTGCAAACGGAACGCTTTGTTGAAAATGCAGATTCGACTACCGTAGTCACCAATCAAGGTGAATTTGTTACCGATGCAGTATTAGTTGCGATCGGTCGCCGTGCCAATACGCAAGGTTTAGCACTTGAAAATGCCGGTATTAAGCTAAATGAGCGAGGTGCAATCATTACCGATGAACATTTACGTGTTGCAGGTAAATCACATATTTGGGCGATGGGTGATGTTGCCGGTTCTGCACAGTTTACTTATATCTCATTAGACGATTACCGCATTGTGCGTGATCAATTATTTGCGGAAGGTAAACGTAGCCGTGATGATCGTGCGGTATTCCCGACCGCTGTATTTACCGAGCCACCATTTGCGCATATCGGTTTAACCGAAAGTGCTGCGCAAAAATCGGGACGCAATATCATTGTGAAGAAAATGAAAGCCGAAATGATTCCCAAAGCCAAAGTATTGGGTCAAACAGACGGATTGCTGAAAGCCATTATTGATGCGGATACGGACGAAATTTTAGGTGTAACGTTATTCTGTGCGGAAGCGCATGAAATCATCAATCTGTTTAAAATGGCGATGGACTACAAAATTCCGGCAAGCTATATCAAAAACCAGATCTTTACTCACCCGACAATTATTGAAGGCTTAAACGATTTATTCGCTTAG
- a CDS encoding RodZ domain-containing protein, with the protein MTEPTHPTQENQDIPLGQKLKQAREALHLSIEDVAKKTNLKKSHIESLENDIFILQNVAPTFVRGYVRNYLRFLRLPEALVSTVNYGEVIIPKEAVKSPSPKIVQKSQTKWVKYLTVLVLLGAVGMTLLWWWQDYQKEQESREHIVSSSTIEQAVQASAPTSAAVEVPAVPVAPAPVIETPKAEAVTLMPTENSATNTVAAAEQAQVSQNPETTTEAVNVLQQPTATETLAEQPQAAAIGNDELRIEITGKESWITVKGNKSKKSLAEKLYSNGEVLTFNGDEQYRLTIGAPANVKLYYKGQEVPLKIDGRVARIKLPLAQ; encoded by the coding sequence ATGACTGAACCAACTCATCCAACGCAAGAAAATCAAGATATTCCTTTAGGACAAAAGCTGAAACAAGCGCGTGAAGCATTGCATTTAAGCATCGAGGATGTCGCCAAAAAAACGAATTTAAAAAAATCTCACATCGAGTCTTTAGAAAACGATATTTTCATTTTACAAAATGTAGCACCGACGTTCGTACGTGGTTATGTGCGTAATTATTTACGTTTCTTACGTCTGCCGGAAGCATTGGTTTCAACGGTGAACTACGGGGAAGTGATTATTCCTAAAGAAGCGGTTAAATCTCCTTCGCCGAAAATCGTACAAAAATCTCAAACGAAATGGGTGAAATATCTCACGGTTCTTGTTTTGTTAGGTGCGGTAGGTATGACATTACTTTGGTGGTGGCAAGATTATCAAAAAGAGCAGGAAAGCAGAGAACACATTGTCAGTAGCTCTACGATAGAGCAGGCAGTACAAGCTTCTGCGCCGACCTCTGCAGCGGTAGAAGTGCCGGCTGTGCCTGTAGCTCCCGCGCCTGTTATTGAAACGCCTAAGGCGGAAGCGGTAACCCTGATGCCGACGGAAAATAGTGCGACGAATACCGTTGCTGCTGCGGAACAAGCACAAGTGAGCCAAAATCCGGAAACAACAACCGAAGCGGTTAATGTATTACAACAACCTACAGCTACCGAAACGCTGGCGGAACAGCCTCAAGCAGCAGCTATCGGTAATGATGAATTACGTATCGAAATTACCGGTAAAGAAAGCTGGATTACGGTAAAAGGTAACAAGAGTAAGAAAAGTTTAGCGGAAAAATTATATAGCAACGGCGAAGTTCTTACATTTAACGGTGACGAACAATATCGTTTAACTATCGGTGCGCCGGCAAATGTAAAACTTTACTATAAAGGTCAAGAAGTACCGTTAAAAATTGATGGGCGTGTCGCTCGTATTAAATTACCTTTAGCACAATAA
- a CDS encoding Gfo/Idh/MocA family oxidoreductase codes for MMKILNVAIAGSGYSSRLFHIPFLKNDKRFHIQKVYERTTERAKEWLPDVNIVHEYQALLTPEIDLVIITTPNQTHYEMVKSALLAGKHVLVEKPLAASSAEALELERLAKQQNVVLYVYQNRRWDSHIATAKEVLAKNLVGEVVDCEIRFDRYAKGKNAKAWKEAGDRGTGLVYDLGVHLIDQSIYLFGKPQAVFADIRYQHDGALVDDNFDIHLYYANGLKVALQASKYAREPSPAFVLHGKNGSYMKQATDSQEAHLSKGVQPIGNWNAEPETEWGVLHTEIDGEVIRKPYPNAQASYQNLVDDLYRVLTAGSEPIVKLEEVTLVLRIIEAAFESANKGQKITL; via the coding sequence ATGATGAAAATTCTTAATGTTGCGATTGCCGGCAGCGGTTATTCCAGTCGCTTGTTCCATATTCCTTTTCTTAAAAATGACAAACGCTTTCATATTCAGAAAGTGTACGAGCGTACTACCGAGCGAGCAAAAGAATGGCTGCCGGATGTGAATATTGTGCATGAATATCAAGCGTTACTTACGCCGGAAATCGATTTGGTTATTATTACTACGCCGAATCAAACGCATTATGAGATGGTAAAAAGCGCCTTATTAGCCGGTAAACACGTGTTGGTTGAAAAACCGTTAGCCGCAAGCTCGGCGGAGGCATTAGAACTGGAACGGTTAGCCAAACAGCAAAATGTCGTGCTGTACGTTTATCAAAACCGCCGTTGGGACAGCCATATTGCCACAGCAAAAGAAGTTTTGGCTAAAAATTTAGTAGGCGAGGTCGTGGATTGCGAAATCCGCTTTGATCGTTATGCGAAAGGCAAAAATGCTAAAGCATGGAAAGAAGCCGGCGATCGCGGTACCGGTTTAGTTTATGATTTGGGTGTACATTTAATCGATCAATCCATTTATCTGTTTGGTAAACCGCAAGCGGTGTTTGCCGATATTCGTTATCAACACGACGGCGCATTGGTGGACGATAACTTCGATATACATCTTTATTATGCAAACGGCTTAAAGGTTGCCTTACAAGCGTCTAAATATGCACGAGAGCCAAGTCCGGCATTCGTATTACACGGTAAAAACGGTTCTTATATGAAACAAGCGACAGACAGCCAAGAAGCGCATTTAAGCAAAGGTGTGCAGCCAATTGGCAATTGGAATGCGGAACCTGAAACTGAATGGGGTGTGTTACATACGGAAATTGATGGCGAAGTAATTCGTAAGCCGTACCCGAATGCTCAAGCCAGCTATCAAAATTTGGTAGATGATTTATACCGAGTGCTAACTGCCGGATCAGAACCGATCGTAAAATTGGAAGAAGTCACTTTAGTTTTACGCATTATCGAAGCGGCATTTGAAAGTGCGAACAAAGGTCAGAAGATTACGCTATAA
- a CDS encoding SulP family inorganic anion transporter: MISEKDRTRLFKQNFASGLVVFLVALPLCLGIALASGAPPLSGVVSGIIGGIVIGALSSSHISVAGPAAGLVAIVLAAVTQLGSFELFLCAGIVAGVIQLSLGFLRAGSITNYIPVAVIEGMLAGIGILIIFSQLPYALGNKQFFQEIGQSFINVHLGSFSIALLSLFIMLGWDSSPTLKKIKMLPSALIAVIISICLNRLFISIDSSLAIPATQLVQLPIPNSWSEMSNLIRFPDFAGFSSSIVWVTGATMAIVASIETLLSIEAADRLDSKRRITDTNQELRAQGVGNIISSVLGGLPITAVIVRSSANANAGATHKLSSIIHGILLFVCVLAIPSILNQIPLATLSAVLILVGYKLARPTIFKHFWHKGIYQFIPFVATAAAVVAFDLLKGVGLGLVISIIFLLQGNMKRAYYLSREELEDASYIKMQLSEEVSFLNKAAIKKTLKNIRPNSKVIIDASRTSYIASDVLELIEDFANITARENHIRVYLKGFKSDYNNQEIDHASHVKVEHGSRI; encoded by the coding sequence ATGATTTCTGAAAAAGATAGAACTCGTTTATTCAAACAAAATTTTGCTTCCGGTTTAGTTGTGTTTTTAGTCGCTTTACCTTTATGTCTAGGTATCGCATTGGCATCGGGCGCACCGCCGCTTTCGGGAGTCGTATCGGGCATTATCGGCGGTATTGTTATCGGTGCTTTGAGTTCGTCACATATCAGCGTAGCGGGCCCTGCCGCCGGATTAGTGGCTATTGTACTTGCGGCAGTCACGCAATTAGGTTCATTTGAATTATTTCTATGCGCGGGCATTGTCGCCGGTGTCATTCAACTTTCACTCGGTTTTTTACGTGCGGGCAGTATTACCAATTATATTCCGGTTGCCGTAATTGAAGGGATGTTAGCCGGTATCGGGATTTTAATTATTTTTTCTCAACTGCCGTATGCGCTAGGCAATAAACAATTTTTCCAAGAAATCGGCCAATCGTTTATTAATGTGCATTTAGGTTCGTTTAGCATTGCTCTACTCTCGTTATTTATTATGTTAGGTTGGGATTCCTCTCCTACACTAAAAAAAATTAAGATGCTCCCTTCCGCCCTAATTGCGGTAATTATCAGTATCTGTCTTAACCGTCTGTTCATAAGTATAGACAGTTCTCTTGCCATTCCGGCAACGCAATTAGTTCAGTTACCAATTCCGAACTCTTGGTCGGAAATGAGTAATCTAATCCGCTTTCCGGACTTTGCCGGTTTTAGTTCTTCAATCGTATGGGTAACCGGGGCGACAATGGCGATTGTTGCTTCCATAGAAACTTTATTGTCGATTGAAGCCGCCGACCGTTTAGACAGTAAACGCCGTATTACTGATACTAATCAAGAATTACGTGCGCAAGGGGTCGGTAATATCATCTCTTCCGTATTAGGCGGCTTACCGATTACGGCAGTAATCGTGCGTTCTTCTGCAAATGCCAATGCCGGTGCAACCCATAAACTCTCCAGTATTATTCATGGTATTTTGCTGTTTGTTTGTGTCTTGGCAATTCCGAGCATTTTAAATCAAATTCCGTTAGCAACTTTATCTGCAGTATTAATTTTGGTCGGTTATAAATTGGCTCGCCCAACTATTTTTAAACACTTTTGGCACAAAGGAATTTATCAATTTATTCCGTTTGTGGCGACAGCGGCGGCAGTGGTGGCGTTTGATTTACTCAAAGGGGTCGGATTGGGCCTAGTGATTAGTATTATCTTTTTATTACAAGGTAATATGAAGCGAGCTTACTACTTAAGTCGTGAAGAATTGGAAGACGCAAGCTACATCAAAATGCAACTTTCCGAAGAGGTTTCTTTCTTAAATAAAGCGGCAATTAAAAAGACCTTAAAAAATATTCGCCCGAATTCCAAAGTGATTATTGACGCTTCTCGTACATCTTATATCGCTTCAGACGTATTAGAATTGATTGAAGATTTCGCCAATATTACCGCACGAGAAAATCATATTCGTGTTTATTTAAAAGGCTTTAAATCCGATTACAATAACCAAGAAATCGACCACGCCAGCCACGTTAAAGTGGAACACGGTAGCCGAATTTAG
- a CDS encoding YfgM family protein, translating into MSNEYLNKTEEQQFEDAKSWFKENGTPILVAIIIACAATLGWNFWKNHQIETAQQTSATYQNIMESYLQDPAKNAPLIEKFISENKDSSYAVFSQLESAKHAVEKADFATAKTVLQSALTSTSDASLQTIIRFRLAMLDYQLKNYDEALATLGQINDQVWEQRKLVLTGDILVAKGDKVSAKGVYEKAKATASNQDKVLIDVRLNNL; encoded by the coding sequence ATGAGTAACGAATATTTAAATAAAACGGAAGAGCAGCAATTCGAAGACGCGAAGAGTTGGTTTAAAGAAAACGGTACGCCGATTCTGGTTGCCATCATCATTGCTTGTGCGGCAACTTTAGGTTGGAATTTTTGGAAAAACCATCAAATTGAAACGGCACAACAAACTTCAGCGACTTACCAAAATATTATGGAAAGTTATTTACAAGATCCGGCTAAAAATGCACCGCTTATAGAGAAGTTTATCAGTGAGAATAAAGATTCGAGTTATGCGGTATTTTCTCAATTGGAATCGGCAAAACATGCAGTCGAAAAAGCGGATTTTGCAACGGCAAAAACCGTACTGCAAAGCGCACTTACTTCAACAAGTGATGCCAGCTTACAAACAATAATTCGTTTTCGTTTGGCAATGTTGGATTATCAGTTAAAAAATTATGATGAAGCGTTGGCGACCTTAGGTCAAATTAATGATCAAGTATGGGAACAACGTAAATTAGTTTTAACCGGCGATATTTTAGTGGCAAAAGGCGATAAAGTATCGGCAAAAGGCGTGTATGAAAAAGCGAAAGCTACTGCTTCAAACCAAGATAAAGTGCTAATTGACGTACGTTTAAATAATTTATAA